A genome region from Primulina eburnea isolate SZY01 chromosome 9, ASM2296580v1, whole genome shotgun sequence includes the following:
- the LOC140841257 gene encoding putative late blight resistance protein homolog R1A-10, producing MADAAVEFLLENLKQLLLYHAHLILDSKTQVENLENDLRLFKAFLKDSTKKRKKDETLRELVRQIRDVVYEAEDVIDAFVTQAAEIKSKSYFKKIFFTPAKLLTVAKDVETIGAKVKNIYGKNKIDFASLNIDGGVADDKIPDEKKDPSVRQENIVGLEDETDTIIKYLTEESKQLDVISIIGMPGLGKTTLAGKIFRDQRIQFEFPTRIWVYVSQEFRKRDVFLSILSNFTRITDDMYLKSDQDITKLLRMNLERGKYFIVMDDVWTAAAWEELQDAFPKANNMGKILITSRNEEVAFQANRDREPHKLRLLSSEESWLLLRLEVFGNPECPSELEALGKLIVEQCGRLPLAIVVIGGTLVKKASSGDTGARKNAWKKVSESVNTYLNDDQDKRMEKIIALSYDKLPYYLRSCFLYLGMFPEDFKIPVRKLTLMWIAEGFILQKPGISLEETAEDYLEDLIGRNLVMVEEVNPDGKIKTCRIHDMLREFCKNEAENTKENFFQEMKRSSGGNFEPSVSQVVNFRRLCIHSNVTSFISKKPFGPRVRSFLCFSKEDITLLPENISCIPAAFKLLRVLEGKSFKFTKFPSDITNLVHLRYLVLSSNFKILPDSIAKLWNIQTLIVDTTSRTLDIKADIWKMIQLRHVKVNASTTLLKTSKTKEGEKLQTLGTISHQSCTEDFFDRARGLKRLGIRGRIDALLDAKGMEKLVNLDKLKLVNDAFPLPPSEGRLPSLPQPYKFPPKLRSITLSATFLDWSHMPTLGMLDTLEVLKLKDNAFDGRYWEAAEGGFRHLEILHVERTNLVVWVAAGHHFPRLRCLVLRNCEKLEAIPVGLADSLQKLDLKRVSKSASESARRIEKVKESKQGTETSKRNQFKLYIAPGDE from the exons atggCGGATGCAGCTGTAGAGTTCCTGCTCGAGAATCTAAAGCAGCTGCTGCTCTATCACGCACATTTAATCCTCGACTCTAAAACCCAAGTCGAGAACCTCGAAAACGATCTCCGATTGTTCAAAGCCTTTCTCAAGGACTCAACCAAAAAGCGCAAGAAGGACGAAACTCTGCGCGAATTGGTGCGACAGATCAGAGATGTGGTGTACGAAGCGGAAGATGTAATCGATGCTTTCGTTACTCAGGCGGCGGAGATCAAGTCCAAGAGTTATTTTAAGAAAATCTTCTTTACTCCGGCGAAGCTTCTCACTGTTGCTAAGGACGTCGAGACCATCGGAGCAAAGGTTAAAAATATATATGGCAAGAACAAGATCGACTTTGCTTCTCTGAATATCGATGGTGGCGTCGCCGATGATAAGATTCCGGACGAAAAGAAG GATCCCTCAGTCAGGCAAGAAAACATCGTGGGGTTGGAAGATGAGACAGATACTATAATCAAGTATTTGACTGAAGAATCTAAGCAGCTAGATGTCATCTCAATTATTGGTATGCCAGGCCTTGGCAAAACGACATTAGCAGGGAAGATCTTTCGCGACCAAAGAATCCAGTTCGAATTCCCCACTCGTATATGGGTTTATGTCTCTCAAGAGTTCAGGAAAAGGGATGTATTTCTCTCCATTCTTAGTAACTTTACGAGGATCACAGATGACATGTATCTCAAAAGTGATCAGGACATAACAAAGCTTCTTCGTATGAACCTCGAGAGAGGAAAATATTTCATTGTTATGGATGATGTATGGACTGCTGCGGCATGGGAAGAGCTTCAGGATGCATTCCCAAAAGCCAATAACATGGGTAAAATCTTGATCACTAGTCGTAACGAGGAAGTTGCTTTCCAAGCTAACCGTGATCGAGAACCCCACAAGCTTCGTCTCCTAAGTTCTGAAGAAAGTTGGTTGCTGCTTCGATTAGAAGTATTTGGGAATCCTGAGTGCCCTTCAGAGTTAGAAGCGCTTGGAAAACTTATAGTTGAACAATGTGGCCGCCTCCCGCTGGCTATAGTTGTGATTGGAGGGACTCTCGTCAAAAAAGCTTCCTCCGGTGACACGGGCGCAAGAAAAAATGCTTGGAAAAAGGTGTCGGAAAGTGTGAACACATATCTCAATGATGATCAAGACAAACGTATGGAAAAGATTATTGCGTTGAGTTACGACAAATTGCCTTATTATTTAAGATCCTGCTTTCTGTATTTGGGGATGTTCCCTGAAGATTTTAAGATTCCTGTTCGGAAATTGACCCTTATGTGGATCGCAGAGGGATTCATACTACAAAAACCTGGGATAAGCCTAGAGGAAACTGCAGAAGACTATTTAGAAGATCTAATCGGTAGAAACCTGGTAATGGTAGAAGAAGTGAACCCCGATGGTAAAATTAAAACATGTCGCATTCATGACATGCTGCGTGAATTCTGCAAAAATGAAGCtgaaaatacaaaagaaaactTCTTTCAAGAAATGAAAAGGTCAAGTGGAGGAAATTTCGAGCCTTCAGTTTCTCAAGTTGTAAACTTTCGCCGTCTTTGCATACATTCCAATGTCACAAGCTTTATCTCTAAAAAACCTTTCGGTCCGCGTGTCCGCTCATTTTTGTGTTTCTCCAAAGAAGACATCACACTCCTTCCTGAAAACATATCTTGCATCCCTGCAGCATTCAAATTGCTCAGGGTTTTAGAAGGCAAGTCTTTCAAATTCACTAAATTTCCTAGTGACATTACGAATCTTGTTCATTTGAGATACCTTGTTCTGTCGAGCAATTTCAAAATCCTTCCCGATTCTATTGCCAAGCTTTGGAACATTCAGACTCTAATAGTTGATACAACATCACGTACACTTGATATCAAAGCTGACATTTGGAAGATGATTCAACTGAGGCATGTAAAGGTAAATGCATCAACCACTCTACTGAAGACGTCAAAAACTAAAGAAGGAGAGAAGCTTCAAACTCTGGGTACAATATCACACCAAAGTTGCACAGAAGATTTTTttgacagggcccgaggcttaAAAAGATTGGGTATTCGTGGTCGAATAGACGCACTTCTTGATGCCAAAGGTATGGAAAAGTTGGTCAATCTCGATAAATTGAAGTTAGTGAATGATGCATTTCCTCTTCCACCATCTGAAGGCCGATTACCCTCCCTCCCACAACCATACAAATTCCCACCGAAGTTGAGGAGCATCACATTATCCGCCACTTTTTTGGATTGGTCCCACATGCCAACGTTGGGGATGTTGGATACTCTTGAGGTACTCAAGTTGAAAGATAACGCCTTCGATGGGAGATACTGGGAGGCAGCTGAAGGGGGTTTTCGTCATCTCGAAATCCTACATGTTGAACGAACAAATTTAGTTGTTTGGGTCGCTGCAGGGCATCATTTTCCAAGGCTTAGATGTCTTGTACTAAGGAACTGCGAGAAGCTTGAAGCAATTCCAGTTGGCCTAGCTGATAGCCTCCAGAAATTGGATTTGAAACGTGTCAGCAAATCGGCCTCAGAGTCTGCCAGAAGAATCGAGAAGGTCAAAGAATCCAAACAGGGAACAGAAACTTCCAAAAGAAATCAATTCAAGCTCTACATTGCTCCTGGAGACGAATGA
- the LOC140840705 gene encoding uncharacterized protein produces MWYVINDGPIKILKANNVIAITDGAPYCIEKPREELTTEDKRNDNLDNVTKDILYKTLDKITFSKIKMCRKTKEIWEKLIQLCEGNDQTKENKLSIAVQKFDNIKMKIVESMNEYDERVSRIINELNALGKVYSNKEVALKVVRGLLKEWHVK; encoded by the coding sequence atgtggtacgtcataaatGACGGAccgataaaaatattaaaggcAAATAATGTTATTGCCATAACTGATGGAGCACCCTATTGCATCGAAAAACCACGTGAAGAGTTGACAACtgaagacaagaggaatgacaaccTGGATAATGTGACTAAAGATATTCTGTACAAAACTTTGGACAAGATTACAttcagtaagatcaagatgtgcagaaaaacaaaagaaatctGGGAAAAACTGATCCAGCTATGCGAAGGAAACGACCAAACAAAGGAGAACAAACTCTCAATCGCTGTACAgaagtttgataacatcaagaTGAAGATTGTAGAGTCAATGAATGAATACGACGAACGAGTCAGCAGAATTATcaatgaactgaatgcacttgggaaagtgtattcaaacaaagaagttgcgtTGAAGGTGGTTCGAGGTCTTCTCAAAGAATGGCATGTCAAGTGA